A genomic region of Chitinimonas arctica contains the following coding sequences:
- a CDS encoding Hpt domain-containing protein → MSAHTEFDLGSLIWVKGEIDQALDKARQSLAKYATQADAAELKFAQTHLHQVRGAVEMVGLSGAARFAEELEVAVGSVERGEAEASLLAAVTDAAQSLTQYLEALINGAPDLALKLLPSYRRVREQRGERSSSGAELFFPPLSATLPPNLVVAKMDEAALGPYLKSARSRFEAGLLKWIKGERREGGQWMVQALFGVARSQTSNLQRGFWWAAAALAEGSVDNRAKLDIDLKQLFVRLNQQLKRLSDSGGKVAERLFRDVLYGVAHLETQSVQCAAVRQAFGLNALLPSGALEDDAQQLVSLQVARELKELVGQAKDNWARVGGGSFDRLPAFRQQLSEFAKRSGILAIVGFDDLVTAVMEVVGKMKAAPAEGQALEVATALLLLENSLIVFPERSTDFPAQAVAMQARLRDNTVGSPEVTLLDEVSRRAQERLLISQVAQEIQSNLGQIEQTLDDFFRDSSTRGELAGTDGAIRQIRGALTMLDERDAQLILDACANIVKSCQAEDYQAPAEELEFLAEAFSSLGFYIDALKREEAGRHRLIAPWLHKIRGDVMEEEPAASEPSQAEQIAAEFASGPEAEAELHPALHEANAPPAPASEVVSDAAVDAELLEVYLEEAVEVLDNVNSHLAVVRDQPTNKDALTVIRRGFHTLKGSGRMVGLNQLGEVAWAVEQVLNKWLQDEKRANPALLQLIEQASQHFSTWVEELKQSGAALVEASSLFAQAESLKSGGETEVSAAEAPAAAVEMAPPAMVDEAATLPVFDLSEADATLEIGAAPAPAEAEPALVDFSFDLEATAPDLAEPELAATEHIDLELPTLEVAEGLDFDLGLELDAAAADVALEPGSLELARTEQEADTAELVIGDIVISKALFGIFLDEAYHHFATLNDAFIDFSARGEVRPEFVHAAHTLCGIANTTGFTALGELGYAIEQALLAYEKVGGEPEQADYDILSHAIDKIGVMLGQIGRYETPSDEPQTIGRLMALVDRLKDTPLPGSVLDLPPVEVAAPAVAAPVELPAPVEAVSLESADEAVLDLDDIGLDFDLGDETIEPALVVAASETPTALTAESDLEIGLELPEQAEDHFDLDLSLPDTPALDLAEEGSEDALTLSLPEASQPVAQEMRRSEEELEQELDIELSLPDAIGSGEGTAQAVEAPVEFDGLDLSLDEDDLALDLSSASDGVTVEAEAPSFVLEEADHGLDLSLDTEPEPFPEAQPVEIVAVETAAEAIELPEAEPEWLPEPEVAAEPVSVPEPELELPVSLSFDEEAPAGDFEPVLLEAEAIEPFDLPLTDAALNDMPLAHIDETIVMEVGERPADDTGLDVAAVETGDLPQYEEVAALPIEAPSPAEADGVGSVIHLTSPDRLAEITVHDEIDEQLLPIFLEEMQELLPQLSADLRALRGEPGKSETHDSLKRVLHTLKGSARMAGAMRMGEATHNMETRLLNAGEHLPLALIDELDLDLDAITELQDHLVNGDPNAEAEADIAEMVAESLAETGGSQAGQAKPGRVVAAQPLGLVDPDAGKSSLRVRSDLVDRLVNQAGEVSISRTRIESEMLALKRSLLDLTDNVGRLRGQLREIEIQAESQMQSRMAHATDLPDFDPLEFDRFSRLQELTRFMAESVNDVATVQHNLLKNLDESSAALTQQARMTRDLQQELMRVRMVPFSSVSERLYRLVRQTGKETSKKVNLEIRGGRSEIDRGVLEKMVSPFEHMLRNAIDHGLEKPEQRLSSGKNEFGEIVVEARQEGNELVLVLRDDGIGLDIDRIRQKGLEKGMIEAGGEYTDAQIMALIFEVGFSTASSVTQLSGRGIGMDVVKTEIEDLGGRVEVTSERGQGTTFTIHLPLTLAVTQAVLVKVADKLFAIPSVMVEQVQEVKIEPLNELYQRHQAEWQGNVYPFHYLPRLLGDYDSQPEQKRYNTVMLLRSGVHRIAVHVDTLVKNQEVVVKNIGPQLVRVAGIAGATVLGNGEIVLIINPLALLQRRADAPVADFDAAMAASAPAPEEIMQVSPIVMVVDDSLTVRKITGRLLAREGYQVETAKDGVDALQKLQDIRPAVMLLDVEMPRMDGFELTRNMRANAGLRDIPIIMITSRTADKHKNYAFELGVNAFLGKPYQEDELLEHIRRLIGEEVAAG, encoded by the coding sequence ATGAGCGCGCACACCGAATTCGATCTGGGTTCGCTGATCTGGGTCAAAGGCGAAATCGATCAAGCACTGGATAAAGCCCGCCAGAGCCTAGCGAAATACGCCACCCAGGCCGACGCGGCGGAACTTAAATTCGCCCAGACACATTTACACCAAGTCCGTGGCGCGGTCGAAATGGTCGGCTTGTCCGGCGCGGCCCGCTTTGCCGAGGAATTGGAAGTCGCGGTAGGCAGCGTGGAGCGAGGCGAGGCCGAGGCCAGCCTGCTGGCCGCCGTCACCGACGCAGCACAAAGCCTGACGCAATACCTGGAAGCGCTGATCAACGGTGCGCCCGACCTGGCACTGAAGCTGCTGCCCAGCTATCGCCGGGTGCGCGAACAGCGCGGCGAGCGTTCCAGCAGCGGCGCGGAGTTGTTCTTCCCACCCCTGTCGGCCACCTTGCCGCCCAACCTTGTCGTCGCCAAGATGGACGAGGCCGCGCTTGGACCTTATCTGAAAAGCGCCCGCAGCCGTTTTGAAGCGGGCCTGCTCAAGTGGATCAAGGGCGAGCGCCGCGAGGGCGGCCAATGGATGGTGCAAGCCCTGTTCGGCGTCGCACGCAGTCAGACCAGCAACCTGCAAAGAGGTTTCTGGTGGGCCGCAGCGGCGCTGGCCGAGGGTAGCGTCGATAATCGCGCCAAGCTCGATATTGATCTGAAGCAGCTGTTCGTTCGCCTCAATCAACAACTCAAGCGTTTGTCGGATAGCGGCGGCAAGGTTGCCGAGCGGCTGTTCCGTGACGTGCTGTATGGCGTCGCCCACCTCGAGACCCAAAGTGTCCAGTGTGCCGCCGTGCGGCAAGCCTTTGGCCTGAATGCGCTATTGCCCTCCGGTGCGCTGGAGGACGATGCCCAGCAGCTGGTTTCGCTGCAGGTTGCACGCGAACTGAAAGAGTTGGTCGGCCAAGCCAAGGACAATTGGGCACGGGTAGGTGGCGGAAGTTTCGATCGCCTGCCGGCTTTCCGCCAGCAATTGTCCGAATTCGCCAAACGCAGCGGCATCCTGGCGATTGTGGGCTTTGACGACCTGGTCACCGCGGTGATGGAAGTGGTCGGCAAGATGAAGGCGGCACCGGCCGAGGGCCAGGCGCTGGAAGTCGCCACCGCTCTACTGCTGCTGGAAAACTCGCTGATTGTATTTCCGGAACGTTCCACCGATTTCCCGGCGCAAGCTGTCGCGATGCAGGCACGGCTACGCGACAATACCGTAGGCTCGCCCGAAGTCACCCTGCTGGACGAGGTCTCGCGCCGCGCCCAGGAACGCCTGTTGATTTCCCAGGTTGCGCAGGAGATCCAGTCCAATCTGGGCCAGATCGAGCAAACGCTGGACGACTTCTTCCGCGACAGCAGCACCCGTGGTGAACTGGCCGGCACCGACGGCGCCATCCGCCAGATTCGCGGTGCGCTGACCATGCTCGACGAGCGTGACGCGCAACTGATACTCGATGCCTGCGCCAATATCGTCAAAAGCTGCCAGGCCGAGGATTACCAAGCACCAGCCGAAGAACTGGAATTCCTGGCTGAAGCGTTTTCCAGCCTGGGTTTCTATATCGATGCGCTCAAGCGCGAGGAAGCTGGCCGGCATCGCCTGATCGCCCCGTGGCTGCATAAGATTCGCGGCGATGTAATGGAAGAAGAGCCCGCCGCCAGCGAGCCTAGCCAAGCCGAACAGATCGCGGCGGAGTTCGCCAGCGGTCCGGAAGCCGAGGCGGAACTGCATCCGGCCCTGCACGAAGCGAACGCGCCTCCCGCACCGGCCAGCGAAGTGGTCAGCGATGCGGCCGTGGATGCCGAGCTGCTGGAGGTTTACCTGGAAGAAGCGGTCGAGGTGCTGGACAACGTCAACAGCCACCTGGCCGTCGTCCGTGACCAGCCGACCAATAAGGATGCCCTCACCGTCATCCGCCGTGGCTTCCACACCCTTAAGGGTAGCGGCCGCATGGTGGGCCTGAACCAGCTGGGTGAAGTGGCCTGGGCCGTCGAACAGGTTCTGAACAAGTGGCTGCAGGACGAAAAACGCGCCAATCCTGCCCTGTTGCAACTGATCGAGCAGGCCTCGCAGCATTTTTCGACCTGGGTGGAAGAACTCAAGCAATCGGGTGCCGCCTTGGTCGAGGCCAGCAGCCTGTTTGCCCAGGCCGAGTCGCTGAAAAGCGGCGGCGAAACCGAAGTCAGCGCGGCCGAAGCGCCGGCTGCCGCTGTCGAGATGGCGCCGCCTGCGATGGTGGATGAAGCGGCCACTTTGCCTGTGTTCGATCTATCCGAAGCCGACGCGACCCTGGAAATCGGCGCAGCGCCGGCGCCCGCCGAAGCAGAGCCGGCCCTAGTCGATTTCAGCTTTGACCTGGAAGCAACCGCGCCGGATCTGGCTGAACCTGAGCTGGCCGCAACTGAACACATCGATCTCGAACTGCCGACGCTGGAAGTCGCCGAAGGTCTCGATTTCGACCTCGGCTTGGAGCTGGATGCGGCCGCGGCGGACGTCGCGCTGGAACCCGGTTCCCTGGAACTGGCTCGCACGGAGCAGGAAGCCGACACCGCCGAACTGGTTATCGGCGACATCGTTATTTCCAAGGCGCTGTTCGGGATATTCCTGGACGAGGCCTATCACCACTTCGCCACGCTGAATGACGCCTTTATCGATTTCAGCGCACGCGGCGAAGTCCGGCCTGAATTCGTCCATGCCGCCCACACCTTGTGCGGCATCGCCAATACCACCGGCTTTACCGCGCTGGGCGAATTGGGCTATGCCATCGAACAAGCGCTACTGGCGTATGAAAAAGTCGGCGGCGAACCGGAACAAGCCGATTACGACATCCTGTCCCATGCCATCGACAAGATCGGCGTGATGCTGGGCCAGATCGGCCGCTACGAAACACCGTCGGATGAGCCTCAGACCATCGGCCGGCTGATGGCCCTGGTGGACCGGCTCAAGGATACGCCGTTGCCCGGCTCCGTCCTGGACCTGCCGCCGGTGGAAGTCGCCGCGCCGGCCGTCGCCGCGCCGGTCGAGTTGCCTGCACCGGTGGAAGCCGTGTCGCTGGAAAGCGCCGATGAAGCCGTGCTCGATCTGGATGATATCGGCCTGGATTTCGACCTGGGCGACGAAACCATCGAACCGGCATTGGTCGTGGCGGCAAGCGAGACGCCGACAGCCTTGACGGCCGAATCCGATCTCGAGATCGGCCTGGAGCTGCCCGAACAGGCGGAAGACCACTTCGACCTCGACTTGAGCCTACCGGATACGCCTGCCCTGGACCTGGCCGAAGAGGGCAGCGAAGATGCGCTGACCCTCAGCCTGCCGGAGGCCTCGCAGCCCGTGGCGCAGGAAATGCGTCGCAGCGAAGAGGAACTGGAGCAGGAGCTCGATATCGAGCTGAGCCTGCCGGATGCCATCGGCAGCGGCGAGGGTACGGCGCAAGCGGTCGAAGCGCCGGTCGAATTCGACGGTCTGGATCTCAGCCTGGACGAAGACGACCTGGCCCTGGATCTGTCGTCCGCCTCGGACGGCGTCACGGTTGAAGCCGAAGCGCCCTCGTTCGTGCTGGAAGAGGCCGACCACGGCCTGGATCTGTCGCTGGACACCGAGCCGGAGCCATTCCCGGAAGCACAGCCCGTCGAGATCGTTGCGGTCGAAACCGCGGCGGAAGCGATCGAGCTGCCGGAGGCCGAGCCGGAGTGGCTGCCGGAGCCGGAAGTGGCGGCAGAGCCGGTGTCCGTACCGGAGCCGGAATTGGAGCTGCCTGTCTCGCTGTCGTTCGACGAGGAAGCACCAGCGGGCGATTTCGAGCCGGTCCTGCTCGAAGCCGAAGCCATCGAACCGTTTGATCTGCCTTTGACCGATGCGGCGCTGAACGATATGCCGCTCGCCCATATCGATGAAACCATCGTAATGGAAGTCGGCGAGCGTCCTGCCGATGATACCGGCCTGGATGTAGCAGCCGTCGAAACGGGCGATTTGCCGCAATACGAAGAAGTAGCCGCCTTGCCGATCGAGGCGCCAAGCCCGGCCGAAGCCGATGGCGTGGGCAGCGTGATTCATCTCACCAGCCCCGACCGGCTGGCCGAGATCACCGTGCACGACGAGATCGACGAACAGTTGCTGCCTATCTTCCTGGAAGAAATGCAGGAATTGCTGCCGCAGTTGTCGGCCGATCTGCGGGCATTGCGCGGCGAGCCGGGCAAGAGCGAAACGCATGATTCGCTCAAGCGGGTGCTGCATACCCTCAAGGGTAGCGCCCGTATGGCCGGCGCCATGCGCATGGGTGAAGCCACCCACAATATGGAAACACGGCTGCTCAATGCTGGCGAGCATCTGCCGCTGGCCTTGATCGACGAGTTGGATCTGGACCTCGATGCCATCACCGAGTTGCAGGATCACCTGGTCAATGGCGATCCCAATGCGGAGGCCGAGGCGGATATCGCCGAAATGGTGGCCGAGTCCCTGGCGGAAACCGGTGGCAGCCAGGCCGGCCAAGCCAAGCCGGGCCGCGTGGTGGCAGCCCAGCCGTTGGGCCTGGTCGACCCGGACGCCGGCAAGTCCAGCCTGCGCGTGCGCTCCGACCTGGTCGACCGGCTGGTCAACCAGGCGGGTGAGGTGTCGATTTCGCGTACCCGTATCGAGTCGGAAATGCTGGCGCTCAAGCGCTCGCTGCTCGATCTGACCGACAACGTCGGCCGCCTGCGCGGCCAGCTGCGCGAGATCGAAATCCAGGCCGAATCGCAGATGCAGTCGCGGATGGCCCACGCCACCGATCTGCCCGATTTCGACCCGCTGGAATTCGACCGCTTCAGCCGCTTGCAGGAACTGACCCGCTTTATGGCCGAGAGCGTCAATGACGTTGCGACCGTTCAGCACAATCTGTTGAAGAACCTGGATGAGTCGTCGGCCGCCCTGACGCAGCAAGCGCGCATGACGCGCGATCTGCAACAGGAACTGATGCGCGTGCGCATGGTGCCGTTCTCCTCGGTATCCGAACGTCTATACCGGCTGGTGCGCCAGACCGGTAAGGAAACCAGCAAGAAGGTGAACCTGGAAATCCGCGGCGGCCGGTCCGAGATCGACCGTGGCGTGCTGGAAAAAATGGTATCGCCGTTCGAGCATATGCTGCGCAACGCCATCGACCATGGCTTGGAAAAGCCGGAGCAACGGCTGTCCAGCGGCAAGAACGAATTCGGCGAAATCGTCGTGGAAGCCCGCCAGGAAGGTAATGAACTGGTCCTGGTCCTGCGCGACGACGGCATCGGCCTGGATATCGACCGCATCCGCCAGAAGGGCCTGGAAAAAGGCATGATCGAAGCGGGCGGCGAATACACCGACGCGCAGATCATGGCGCTGATCTTCGAGGTGGGATTCTCCACCGCCAGTTCGGTGACCCAGCTGTCCGGCCGTGGTATCGGCATGGATGTGGTCAAGACCGAGATCGAAGACTTGGGCGGCCGTGTCGAAGTCACCTCCGAACGCGGCCAAGGCACCACCTTCACCATCCACCTGCCTTTGACCCTGGCGGTTACGCAGGCGGTACTGGTCAAGGTAGCGGACAAGCTGTTCGCCATCCCCTCGGTGATGGTGGAGCAAGTGCAGGAAGTGAAGATAGAGCCGCTCAACGAGCTGTATCAGCGCCACCAGGCCGAATGGCAGGGCAATGTCTATCCCTTCCATTACCTGCCGCGCCTGCTGGGCGACTACGACAGCCAGCCCGAGCAGAAGCGCTACAACACCGTGATGCTGCTGCGTTCCGGCGTGCATCGGATCGCCGTACACGTCGACACCCTGGTGAAGAACCAGGAAGTCGTGGTGAAGAACATCGGTCCGCAGCTGGTGCGGGTAGCCGGTATCGCCGGCGCAACGGTGCTGGGTAACGGTGAAATCGTGCTGATCATCAACCCGTTGGCACTGCTGCAACGCCGTGCCGATGCACCTGTGGCCGATTTCGACGCCGCCATGGCAGCCAGCGCGCCTGCGCCGGAAGAGATCATGCAGGTTTCGCCGATCGTAATGGTGGTCGACGATTCCTTGACCGTGCGCAAGATCACCGGTCGCCTGCTGGCGCGCGAAGGCTACCAGGTGGAGACCGCCAAGGACGGCGTGGATGCGCTGCAGAAACTGCAGGACATCCGCCCGGCCGTGATGCTGCTGGACGTGGAAATGCCGCGTATGGACGGCTTCGAATTGACGCGCAATATGCGCGCCAATGCCGGCCTGCGCGATATCCCGATCATCATGATCACCTCGCGGACCGCCGATAAGCACAAGAACTACGCTTTCGAACTGGGTGTGAACGCCTTCCTGGGTAAGCCGTATCAGGAAGACGAACTACTGGAACATATCCGCCGCCTGATAGGCGAGGAAGTGGCCGCCGGTTGA
- a CDS encoding methyl-accepting chemotaxis protein, whose amino-acid sequence MALLDKLKSRSKDNSAESAAQPRGGMTSTFMKAFGGGKGAAADKADKAYDPLRTVSILDRIRPQAEGGASLPLPLIGHLPIRRQIEICVWVMAISIIAFAVTVILMVRASGHDAIYRATSTEMQMLSQRMARASAQAIQGNAEAFPLLSEAYDAFNTDLNRLLNGGDGLPASSGEAASILQSIKQNWETNFRPNPKKPTIETILKQKDTLIAVTKNVSSINRNDAKLLELTQQLVSLLSESKAPGHEIELANQQVMLSQRMAKNANAMLAGEIINPEVVFLLGKDTNTFRDTLQGMIDGSEELRIQPAGNPEVKEKLTEIRDMFKDFETVVGAFSRNMQNLVNTRLANQTTYKESESLLQNGKKLTEAYETQAGGVLPIILEIVFAILAFIGLFGLIRVYNAESQRRRVEIEAENKRNQEAILRLLNEMSDLADGDLTVRASVTEDLTGAIADSMNYTIDELRSLIIGINRATDQVTAASQQAQAISGELLQAAQRQSEEIVETNEVVQNITRSINDVSGTTVESARVARQSLDAANKGADAVQNQIKGMNEIREQIQETAKRIKRLGESSQEIGEIVELISDITEQTNVLALNAAIQAASAGEAGRGFTVVAEEVQRLAERSGEATKQIGAIVKTIQADTHDAVAAMELSTQGVVEGAKLSDAAGQALTEIGQVSNELAGLIETIAQATQSQQQLADKVATSMQDILRITEQTTAGTKQTAVQIGQLTGLAAELKGSVAGFKL is encoded by the coding sequence ATGGCGCTGCTGGACAAACTGAAATCGCGCAGCAAGGATAACTCCGCCGAATCGGCGGCGCAGCCTCGCGGTGGTATGACAAGTACCTTTATGAAGGCATTCGGAGGGGGCAAGGGTGCCGCGGCCGACAAGGCCGACAAGGCATACGATCCCTTGCGCACGGTATCCATCCTGGACCGCATCCGGCCCCAGGCCGAGGGCGGCGCCTCCCTGCCCCTGCCCTTGATCGGCCATTTGCCGATTCGCCGGCAGATCGAGATCTGCGTGTGGGTCATGGCGATTTCCATCATCGCCTTTGCCGTTACGGTGATCCTGATGGTGCGCGCGTCCGGCCACGATGCGATCTACCGCGCCACTTCCACCGAAATGCAGATGCTTTCGCAACGGATGGCGCGTGCTTCGGCGCAAGCCATTCAAGGTAATGCCGAGGCATTCCCGCTGCTCAGCGAAGCGTATGACGCGTTCAATACCGACCTGAATCGCCTGCTCAACGGCGGCGACGGGCTGCCCGCGTCCTCTGGCGAAGCCGCCAGCATTCTGCAGAGCATCAAGCAGAACTGGGAAACCAACTTCCGTCCCAATCCCAAGAAGCCCACGATTGAGACCATTCTCAAGCAAAAGGACACCCTGATCGCGGTGACCAAGAACGTGAGCTCGATCAACCGCAATGACGCCAAGCTGCTGGAACTGACCCAGCAACTGGTATCGCTGCTGAGCGAGTCGAAGGCGCCGGGGCACGAAATCGAACTGGCCAACCAGCAGGTGATGCTGTCGCAGCGTATGGCCAAGAACGCCAACGCCATGTTGGCCGGCGAGATCATCAACCCGGAAGTGGTGTTCCTGCTGGGTAAGGACACCAATACCTTCCGCGACACCCTGCAAGGCATGATCGACGGCAGCGAAGAACTTCGCATCCAGCCCGCCGGCAATCCCGAGGTGAAGGAAAAGCTCACCGAAATCCGCGACATGTTCAAGGACTTCGAAACCGTGGTGGGTGCCTTCTCCCGCAATATGCAGAACCTGGTGAATACCCGTCTGGCCAACCAGACCACCTATAAGGAAAGCGAAAGCCTGCTGCAGAACGGCAAGAAGCTGACCGAAGCCTATGAAACGCAAGCCGGTGGCGTGCTGCCCATCATCCTGGAAATCGTCTTCGCCATCCTCGCCTTTATCGGCCTGTTCGGCCTGATCCGTGTGTACAACGCCGAATCGCAACGTCGCCGGGTCGAGATCGAAGCGGAAAACAAGCGTAACCAGGAAGCCATTCTGCGGCTGCTGAACGAAATGTCCGACCTGGCCGACGGTGACTTGACCGTCCGCGCATCCGTGACGGAAGACCTGACCGGCGCCATCGCCGACTCGATGAACTACACCATCGACGAGCTGCGCAGCCTGATTATCGGTATCAATCGCGCCACCGACCAGGTGACGGCCGCCTCCCAGCAAGCCCAGGCGATTTCCGGCGAGTTGCTGCAAGCCGCCCAGCGCCAGTCCGAAGAAATCGTCGAGACCAATGAGGTTGTGCAGAACATTACCCGCTCCATTAACGATGTGTCGGGTACCACGGTCGAATCGGCCCGTGTGGCGCGGCAGTCGCTGGACGCCGCCAACAAGGGCGCGGACGCGGTGCAGAACCAGATCAAGGGCATGAACGAAATTCGCGAACAGATCCAGGAGACCGCCAAGCGAATCAAGCGTCTGGGCGAAAGCTCGCAGGAAATTGGTGAAATCGTGGAACTGATTTCCGACATTACCGAGCAGACCAACGTGCTGGCCCTGAACGCCGCCATTCAGGCCGCCTCGGCCGGTGAAGCCGGTCGCGGCTTCACGGTGGTTGCGGAAGAAGTGCAGCGACTGGCCGAACGTTCCGGTGAGGCAACCAAGCAGATCGGCGCGATTGTGAAGACCATTCAGGCCGACACGCACGATGCGGTTGCCGCCATGGAACTGTCCACCCAGGGTGTGGTGGAAGGTGCCAAGCTGTCCGACGCGGCGGGTCAGGCGCTGACCGAAATCGGCCAGGTGTCGAACGAACTGGCCGGCCTGATCGAGACGATTGCCCAAGCGACCCAGTCGCAGCAGCAACTGGCCGACAAGGTGGCCACCTCGATGCAGGACATTCTGCGCATTACCGAACAAACCACCGCCGGTACCAAGCAAACGGCCGTACAGATTGGTCAGCTGACCGGTCTGGCCGCAGAGCTGAAGGGCTCGGTCGCAGGCTTCAAGCTCTAA
- a CDS encoding chemotaxis protein CheW: MAKRVSLREFQESVVARLKTLPATHAATTKLGIQVGDTSWLVDLTDVSEVLPVPSMVNVPLTRRWFKGVANIRGNLFSVVDLPGFLGDESVQVGLGSRLLIIHPRHIVNSALLVNRMLGLRNVQGMEEIAPADPAVPWCGPTRRDQDGREWREMRISELVQQAPFLQVGTI, encoded by the coding sequence ATGGCCAAGCGCGTCAGTCTCAGAGAATTCCAGGAAAGCGTGGTGGCAAGGCTCAAGACCTTGCCGGCCACGCACGCCGCCACAACCAAGCTGGGTATCCAGGTGGGGGATACCTCCTGGCTGGTCGACCTGACCGATGTCAGCGAAGTGCTGCCCGTACCCTCCATGGTCAACGTCCCGCTCACGCGGCGCTGGTTCAAGGGGGTGGCGAATATTCGCGGCAATCTGTTCAGCGTGGTCGATCTGCCCGGTTTCCTGGGCGACGAATCGGTCCAGGTCGGCCTGGGTAGCCGTCTGTTGATCATTCACCCCCGCCATATCGTCAATTCGGCATTGCTGGTGAATCGCATGCTGGGTTTGCGCAATGTGCAGGGCATGGAAGAGATCGCGCCGGCCGACCCGGCGGTGCCATGGTGCGGCCCGACACGGCGGGACCAGGATGGTCGGGAGTGGCGTGAAATGCGCATTTCCGAACTGGTCCAGCAAGCGCCGTTTCTGCAAGTCGGCACCATTTAG
- a CDS encoding response regulator, producing MTIKKILIVDDSPTERHFLSELLTKNGFQVMTLESGEEAVARVKDIMPDLILMDVVMPGLNGFQATRTISKDDVTQHIPIIMCTSKGQETDIVWGKRQGAKGYVVKPVNPEELLKQISALG from the coding sequence ATGACCATCAAGAAAATCCTGATCGTCGATGACTCCCCGACCGAGCGACACTTCCTCAGCGAACTGCTGACCAAGAACGGTTTCCAGGTAATGACACTGGAAAGCGGCGAGGAAGCAGTGGCCCGGGTCAAGGACATCATGCCTGACCTGATCCTCATGGACGTGGTCATGCCGGGGCTGAACGGCTTTCAGGCTACCCGCACCATTTCCAAGGATGATGTGACGCAGCATATTCCCATCATCATGTGCACATCCAAGGGGCAGGAAACCGACATCGTCTGGGGCAAGCGCCAGGGAGCGAAGGGCTATGTCGTCAAGCCCGTCAATCCAGAAGAGCTGCTCAAGCAGATCTCCGCACTCGGCTAG
- the pilG gene encoding twitching motility response regulator PilG, translated as MQNLAGIKVMVIDDSNTIRRSAEIFLGQAGCEVILAEDGFDALAKISDHHPDVIFVDVMMPRLDGYQTCSLIKKNPKFKATPVIMLSSKDGLFDRARGRMVGSDEYLTKPFTKDSLLQAVGVHANHA; from the coding sequence ATGCAGAATCTTGCCGGCATCAAGGTCATGGTGATCGACGACAGCAATACCATCCGCCGTAGTGCCGAGATTTTTCTCGGTCAGGCGGGCTGCGAGGTCATCCTGGCGGAAGACGGGTTCGACGCACTGGCCAAGATCAGCGACCATCATCCCGACGTGATTTTCGTCGATGTGATGATGCCTCGCCTGGATGGGTATCAGACTTGTTCCTTGATCAAGAAGAACCCGAAGTTCAAGGCCACGCCGGTCATCATGCTGTCCTCCAAGGACGGCTTGTTCGATCGTGCGCGCGGCCGCATGGTTGGGTCGGATGAATATCTGACCAAGCCTTTTACGAAAGACAGCCTGCTGCAAGCAGTGGGCGTACACGCCAACCACGCCTGA
- the yihA gene encoding ribosome biogenesis GTP-binding protein YihA/YsxC translates to MSLFRQLRFHTTVNDLHMLPLGGMEVAFAGRSNAGKSSAINTLADHTRLAFVSKTPGRTQHINYFEFGEDRFLVDLPGYGYAQVPEAIRAHWEKLLGMYLATRPNLIGLVLLMDARHPLKPLDVRMLDWFIPTGRPVHVLLTKADKLTRREQAETLAAVQDKVGGWPQCTVQLFSSLKKTGLDEAEAMVGGWFAAAAAEARNEADDASGT, encoded by the coding sequence ATGTCGCTGTTTCGCCAACTCCGTTTTCATACTACCGTCAATGACCTGCACATGCTGCCTCTTGGCGGCATGGAAGTGGCGTTCGCGGGCCGTTCCAACGCCGGCAAGTCGAGCGCCATCAATACCCTGGCCGACCATACCCGGCTGGCCTTCGTGTCGAAGACGCCGGGCCGTACCCAGCACATCAACTATTTCGAGTTCGGCGAAGACCGCTTCCTGGTCGACCTGCCGGGCTACGGCTATGCCCAGGTACCGGAAGCGATCCGCGCCCATTGGGAGAAGTTGCTGGGCATGTACCTGGCCACCCGTCCCAACCTGATCGGCCTGGTGCTGTTGATGGATGCGCGGCATCCGCTCAAGCCGCTCGACGTGCGCATGCTGGACTGGTTTATTCCGACCGGCCGGCCGGTGCATGTGTTGCTGACCAAGGCCGACAAGCTGACCCGCCGCGAACAGGCGGAGACGCTGGCCGCGGTGCAGGACAAGGTGGGGGGGTGGCCGCAATGTACGGTCCAGCTGTTCTCCAGCCTGAAGAAAACCGGCCTGGACGAGGCCGAGGCGATGGTGGGCGGCTGGTTCGCGGCCGCCGCGGCCGAGGCGCGCAACGAGGCCGACGATGCCTCAGGAACTTAA